A DNA window from Acropora palmata chromosome 12, jaAcrPala1.3, whole genome shotgun sequence contains the following coding sequences:
- the LOC141860290 gene encoding uncharacterized protein LOC141860290, with the protein MKAKHSSSPHQIRSIILFMKPSYVSCVLVFVCAFLWVKNEAEHKHLVQLEDQWTKLQGRCHQEMSSKERQGTRPKVSGGNSSKHFSAFFNQRKRRDIVDNETGFPGLNFNMTMIFEKLKPADITLCNSTGDVCPAGRPGPPGIPGVQGQPGDPGARGEQGYTGFGGRKGRRGIPGIPGLRGPKGFPGAQGPRGPRGPPGSSQGEACPPRAMVSPTEQTGYDGDGADGIFYCTVAKNVTAKIEWRFKTKKLSPGGKYLFRDDGALIIKNVENSDEGEYICSATNAAGTSEASGYLFVRVACECWRSRSRKTWGANRLRYNRPGDGIDSIYFQTDRDVVLQGYRLWGVFRKEQRIPVTIYLYRNLTLLAKKSGTYLSKPEDKSFAVYFSRRILLRAGVRYTATSKITLVRKRELYLHYFNDGMENVSCSSGVSVTFATKVDWRGETTTISSGQLPAFIFRTLKC; encoded by the exons ATGAAGGCGAAGCATTCCTCCTCACCGCATCAAATCCGgtcaattattcttttcatgaAGCCTTCATACGTTTCTTGTGTACTCGTGTTTGTCTGCGCTTTTCTATGGGTAAAGAACGAAGCCGAGCATAAGCATCTTGTCCAGCTAGAAGATCAGTGGACGAAGTTGCAAGGGCGGTGTCACCAAGAGATGTCATCGAAAGAACGCCAAGGAACACGTCCTAAAGTTTCAG GTGGAAATTCATCGAAACACTTTTCAGCATTTTTCAATCAGCGAAAACGAAGGGATATCGTTGACAATGAAACAGGTTTTCCCGGTTTGAACTTCAACATGACCATGATCTTCGAAAAATTGAAACCTGCCGATATTACACTCTGCAACTCAACTGGAGATGTCTGCCCAGCAGGGCGTCCAGGGCCACCGGGTATCCCTGGGGTACAAGGGCAACCCGGTGACCCTGGAGCGAGAGGAGAGCAAGGGTATACCGGTTTCGGTGGACGAAAAGGAAGAAGGGGAATTCCTGGGATTCCTGGACTGAGGGGCCCAAAGGGATTCCCTGGCGCCCAAGGACCTAGGGGACCGAGGGGGCCACCGGGTAGCTCCCAGGGAGAAGCGTGCCCTCCCCGTGCAATGGTCTCACCAACGGAACAGACTGGATACGACGGGGATGGCGCTGACGGTATCTTCTACTGCACGGTGGCCAAGAACGTTACGGCAAAAATTGAATGGAGATTCAAAACTAAGAAGCTCTCGCCTGGAGGCAAGTACTTATTCAGAGATGATGGCGCGCTGATCATTAAGAATGTAGAAAACAGCGACGAAGGAGAGTACATTTGTAGTGCTACAAACGCAGCTGGTACATCCGAGGCTTCTGGGTATTTGTTCGTACGAG TGGCTTGTGAATGCTGGCGAAGTAGATCTAGAAAGACGTGGGGTGCTAACCGGTTGCGTTACAACAGGCCAGGAGATGGCATTGATAGCATCTACTTTCAAACGGATCGTGACGTCGTTCTACAAGGATATCGGCTGTGGGGAGTGTTTAGAAAAGAACAGCGTATCCCAGTCACTATATATTTGTATAGGAATCTTACGTTGCTAGCAAAAAAGAGTGGAACATATTTAAGCAAGCCAGAAGACAAGTCGTTTGCAGTGTACTTTTCCAGGCGAATTCTTCTTCGAGCTGGTGTCAGATATACTGCTACGAGTAAAATAACTTTAGTGAGAAAAAGGGAGCTATATTTGCATTATTTTAACGATGGAATGGAAAATGTTTCGTGTTCCTCTGGGGTAAGTGTTACCTTTGCTACGAAAGTAGATTGGAGGGGGGAGACAACCACAATAAGTAGCGGTCAATTGCCAGCCTTTATTTTCCGTACTTTGAAATGTTAA
- the LOC141860291 gene encoding nucleoporin NUP42-like isoform X2 — MAVCQYFLRGDCRFGDKCRMKHPSDETTTVCPYFLRGNCRYGDRCHYEHPRDRGSSGFSRGSFRQSNRTGVQWGNSSFYSQNRFEALSGNQKENSADRQQIQQTVKNDMEIWQKSKQWPLSCYTYTKEEPSFPGLMDFSPEEIRLEAYTANSKGNANAYEQGLKQLIYENFKRRLQLSEMTMSAIEEIKKTNSLYPLGDRVPMGPSSSMPQPTSSHVFGTGSSFGGSLSFQSSGPFADRGQSNQSSLFNTPTTGLFSGQIKSSTGQSTGFPSVAPSSQPSAEGGVLFGSSPIARSSGLGGSVSKVENDNSVVSESVNVTANAQKSPTTVSTPSNVSPHKPASSSNEEGMEAFLADSFVLGKIPEFPPPLELC, encoded by the exons ATGGCTGTTTGCCAATATTTTTTGAGAGGAGATTGCAGATTTGGAGACAAGTGTCGCATGAAGCATCCATCGG ACGAAACGACAACAGTCTGCCCGTATTTCTTGCGTGGAAATTGTCGATATGGAGATAGATGTCACTACGAACACCCTAGAGATCGAG GGTCGTCAGGTTTTTCCCGTGGAAGTTTTCGACAGAGCAACAGGACCGGTGTACAGTGGGGAAATTCTTCTTTCTACAGCCAG AATCGATTTGAAGCTTTATCTGGTAACCAAAAGGAAAACTCTGCTGACAGGCAACAGATTCA ACAAACTGTTAagaatgatatggaaatatgGCAAAAGAGCAAGCAGTGGCCTCTTTCATGCTACACATATACAAAGGAAGAACCTAGTTTTCCTG GATTGATGGACTTCTCTCCTGAGGAGATCCGCTTAGAAGCATACACTGCCAATAGTAAAGGAAATGCTAATGCATAT GAGCAAGGTTTGAAACAGCTTATTTACGAAAACTTCAAAAGAAGGCTGCAATTAAGTGAAATGACTATGTCTGCGATT GAAGagataaagaaaaccaacagcTTGTATCCTCTTGGGGATCGTGTTCCCATGGGCCCTTCATCATCAATGCCGCAGCCAACAAGTTCCCATGTGTTTGGAACAGGTTCAAGTTTTGGAGGATCTTTGTCCTTCCAGTCAAGCGGACCATTTGCAGATAGGGGTCAGAGTAACCAGTCAAGCTTGTTTAATACACCCACCACAGGGTTATTTAGTGGTCAAATAAAAAGCAGTACTGGGCAGTCGACAGGTTTTCCTAGTGTGGCTCCAAGCAGCCAACCATCAGCTGAGGGCGGAGTTTTGTTTGGTTCCTCCCCAATAGCAAGATCAAGTGGATTAGGTGGCAGTGTCTCCAAAGTTGAAAACGATAACAGTGTGGTCTCAGAAAGCGTTAACGTGACAGCTAATGCACAG AAATCACCAACTACAGTTTCTACCCCATCAAACGTATCACCACACAAACCAGCTTCTTCAAGTAATGAAGAGGGCATGGAGGCCTTTTTGGCAGATAGTTTTGTCTTGGGCAAAATACCCGAGTTTCCACCGCCGTTAGAGTTATGCTGA
- the LOC141860291 gene encoding nucleoporin NUP42-like isoform X1, with the protein MAVCQYFLRGDCRFGDKCRMKHPSDETTTVCPYFLRGNCRYGDRCHYEHPRDRGSSGFSRGSFRQSNRTGVQWGNSSFYSQNRFEALSGNQKENSADRQQIQQTVKNDMEIWQKSKQWPLSCYTYTKEEPSFPGLMDFSPEEIRLEAYTANSKGNANAYEQGLKQLIYENFKRRLQLSEMTMSAIQEEIKKTNSLYPLGDRVPMGPSSSMPQPTSSHVFGTGSSFGGSLSFQSSGPFADRGQSNQSSLFNTPTTGLFSGQIKSSTGQSTGFPSVAPSSQPSAEGGVLFGSSPIARSSGLGGSVSKVENDNSVVSESVNVTANAQKSPTTVSTPSNVSPHKPASSSNEEGMEAFLADSFVLGKIPEFPPPLELC; encoded by the exons ATGGCTGTTTGCCAATATTTTTTGAGAGGAGATTGCAGATTTGGAGACAAGTGTCGCATGAAGCATCCATCGG ACGAAACGACAACAGTCTGCCCGTATTTCTTGCGTGGAAATTGTCGATATGGAGATAGATGTCACTACGAACACCCTAGAGATCGAG GGTCGTCAGGTTTTTCCCGTGGAAGTTTTCGACAGAGCAACAGGACCGGTGTACAGTGGGGAAATTCTTCTTTCTACAGCCAG AATCGATTTGAAGCTTTATCTGGTAACCAAAAGGAAAACTCTGCTGACAGGCAACAGATTCA ACAAACTGTTAagaatgatatggaaatatgGCAAAAGAGCAAGCAGTGGCCTCTTTCATGCTACACATATACAAAGGAAGAACCTAGTTTTCCTG GATTGATGGACTTCTCTCCTGAGGAGATCCGCTTAGAAGCATACACTGCCAATAGTAAAGGAAATGCTAATGCATAT GAGCAAGGTTTGAAACAGCTTATTTACGAAAACTTCAAAAGAAGGCTGCAATTAAGTGAAATGACTATGTCTGCGATT CAGGAAGagataaagaaaaccaacagcTTGTATCCTCTTGGGGATCGTGTTCCCATGGGCCCTTCATCATCAATGCCGCAGCCAACAAGTTCCCATGTGTTTGGAACAGGTTCAAGTTTTGGAGGATCTTTGTCCTTCCAGTCAAGCGGACCATTTGCAGATAGGGGTCAGAGTAACCAGTCAAGCTTGTTTAATACACCCACCACAGGGTTATTTAGTGGTCAAATAAAAAGCAGTACTGGGCAGTCGACAGGTTTTCCTAGTGTGGCTCCAAGCAGCCAACCATCAGCTGAGGGCGGAGTTTTGTTTGGTTCCTCCCCAATAGCAAGATCAAGTGGATTAGGTGGCAGTGTCTCCAAAGTTGAAAACGATAACAGTGTGGTCTCAGAAAGCGTTAACGTGACAGCTAATGCACAG AAATCACCAACTACAGTTTCTACCCCATCAAACGTATCACCACACAAACCAGCTTCTTCAAGTAATGAAGAGGGCATGGAGGCCTTTTTGGCAGATAGTTTTGTCTTGGGCAAAATACCCGAGTTTCCACCGCCGTTAGAGTTATGCTGA
- the LOC141860291 gene encoding uncharacterized protein LOC141860291 isoform X3: MEIDVTTNTLEIENRFEALSGNQKENSADRQQIQQTVKNDMEIWQKSKQWPLSCYTYTKEEPSFPGLMDFSPEEIRLEAYTANSKGNANAYEQGLKQLIYENFKRRLQLSEMTMSAIQEEIKKTNSLYPLGDRVPMGPSSSMPQPTSSHVFGTGSSFGGSLSFQSSGPFADRGQSNQSSLFNTPTTGLFSGQIKSSTGQSTGFPSVAPSSQPSAEGGVLFGSSPIARSSGLGGSVSKVENDNSVVSESVNVTANAQKSPTTVSTPSNVSPHKPASSSNEEGMEAFLADSFVLGKIPEFPPPLELC; the protein is encoded by the exons ATGGAGATAGATGTCACTACGAACACCCTAGAGATCGAG AATCGATTTGAAGCTTTATCTGGTAACCAAAAGGAAAACTCTGCTGACAGGCAACAGATTCA ACAAACTGTTAagaatgatatggaaatatgGCAAAAGAGCAAGCAGTGGCCTCTTTCATGCTACACATATACAAAGGAAGAACCTAGTTTTCCTG GATTGATGGACTTCTCTCCTGAGGAGATCCGCTTAGAAGCATACACTGCCAATAGTAAAGGAAATGCTAATGCATAT GAGCAAGGTTTGAAACAGCTTATTTACGAAAACTTCAAAAGAAGGCTGCAATTAAGTGAAATGACTATGTCTGCGATT CAGGAAGagataaagaaaaccaacagcTTGTATCCTCTTGGGGATCGTGTTCCCATGGGCCCTTCATCATCAATGCCGCAGCCAACAAGTTCCCATGTGTTTGGAACAGGTTCAAGTTTTGGAGGATCTTTGTCCTTCCAGTCAAGCGGACCATTTGCAGATAGGGGTCAGAGTAACCAGTCAAGCTTGTTTAATACACCCACCACAGGGTTATTTAGTGGTCAAATAAAAAGCAGTACTGGGCAGTCGACAGGTTTTCCTAGTGTGGCTCCAAGCAGCCAACCATCAGCTGAGGGCGGAGTTTTGTTTGGTTCCTCCCCAATAGCAAGATCAAGTGGATTAGGTGGCAGTGTCTCCAAAGTTGAAAACGATAACAGTGTGGTCTCAGAAAGCGTTAACGTGACAGCTAATGCACAG AAATCACCAACTACAGTTTCTACCCCATCAAACGTATCACCACACAAACCAGCTTCTTCAAGTAATGAAGAGGGCATGGAGGCCTTTTTGGCAGATAGTTTTGTCTTGGGCAAAATACCCGAGTTTCCACCGCCGTTAGAGTTATGCTGA